The genomic DNA CATCCGGTGGACACGGCGCGGTTGCCGATCGCGCTGAAGGAGATCCTGCCGGCGGACGAGGGCGGGGCGGCGCGCCTGCGCCATCCGCCGCGCGAGACGCTGGAGATGGCGTTCGGGATGTTCTGGAGCGCACTCGAACCGCTCCGCGCCGCGGGCAAGCTCGGCCATCTGCTGTTCCAGTTCCCCCCGTACTTCACCGCGCGCCCGTCCAACCTCGACTATATCGCCGGGCTCAAGGAGCGGATGCCCGGCGCGGCGATCGCGATCGAGTTCCGCCACAACAGCTGGTTCGAGGGCGCAGAGCGCGCCCCGACGCTCCGCTTTCTCGAGCGCCACGGCCTCACTTTCGTTTCGATCGACACGCCGCCTGGCACCGTGGAGTCTGTGTTCGCGGTCACCGGCCCGGAGGCGTACGTGCGCTTCCACGGCCGCAACCGCGAAAACTGGTACAAGCGCGGCGGCGGCGCCGCCGAGCGCTTCAAGTATCTCTATGCGGAGGCCGAGCTGGCGCCGTGGGCCGAGCGGTTGAAATCGCTTACCGGCGTGCGCCGCGCGAGCGTTATCTTCAATAACTGTTACAGCAACTTCGGCGTGATGAACGCCGCCACGATGGCGCAGATGCTCAAGCGCTGACGGACTGACGGCCGGTGCGAAAACAGGCGCGGCGGGGTCGCGCCGAAAAGATGGAATCGGGACGCAAACAATGAAGGCCACGCTCTACCAGTTCGCTACCAGTCCCTTCTGCTCCAAGGTGCGCAAGATTCTCGATTACAAGGGCGTCGATTATCAGATCGTCGAGGTCGATTATATCGAGCGCAAGGAATTGATCGCCGCTTCGGGCCAAATCATGGTTCCGGCGCTGAGGCTCGAGGACGTAGGCGGCGCGGGCGCGAACGAGTCGATAGTCGATTCCGACCGGATTGCGATGCGCCTGGAGGCGCTCGTTCCCGAGCCGACGATTCTGCCGGCGCGCAGCCGCGGCCTGCATCTGGCGCTCACCCGCTATATCGACAGCGGAGTCGAAGAGGCGCTATTTTGCACCGCGGTTCCCGACGAGGAACGATACTTTGCCCGCCAGGGCGCCGACCGGCTCGCGATGTTTCGCTTCATTCGCGATCGCAAGTACGGCGCCGGATTCTGCGACCGGATGGAGCGCGAGCACGAGGC from Candidatus Binataceae bacterium includes the following:
- a CDS encoding DUF72 domain-containing protein — protein: MPGRRVNAVQAATRPCRSVLTSPGMPPQPQFLVGTASWTDPTLVKSDIFYPPSLKTAEDRLRFYASQFNTVEVDSTYYALVSERNAELWAERTPPGFVFNIKAFAMLTQHPVDTARLPIALKEILPADEGGAARLRHPPRETLEMAFGMFWSALEPLRAAGKLGHLLFQFPPYFTARPSNLDYIAGLKERMPGAAIAIEFRHNSWFEGAERAPTLRFLERHGLTFVSIDTPPGTVESVFAVTGPEAYVRFHGRNRENWYKRGGGAAERFKYLYAEAELAPWAERLKSLTGVRRASVIFNNCYSNFGVMNAATMAQMLKR
- a CDS encoding glutathione S-transferase family protein, producing the protein MKATLYQFATSPFCSKVRKILDYKGVDYQIVEVDYIERKELIAASGQIMVPALRLEDVGGAGANESIVDSDRIAMRLEALVPEPTILPARSRGLHLALTRYIDSGVEEALFCTAVPDEERYFARQGADRLAMFRFIRDRKYGAGFCDRMEREHEANLVRAREVLEPFEMALEHGAFLFGGPGLADFALYGQLHFLALSGVLKIPHELPRLREFYGRVDRITASLEEPGA